In Candidatus Cloacimonadota bacterium, a genomic segment contains:
- a CDS encoding SagB/ThcOx family dehydrogenase: protein MNSKTYAYLWFKSRGASQDEIIRETGITPQEYEELERAQAQTLEQIKRDQHRSETIGPDFVRLTRYIYGGASAQMQGKPCPPVVNPPSGEFIPLPNVDELPEPTLSMKQAIHQRRSLREYSAKPFTLQELSFMLWASCQVNELRQGKNIEITRRQVPSAGSRHPFECHLLINRVEGIPTGLYYYHPIQHGLILRESGPDIAARVLEACRDQEMVVRSAFTLILSARPYRTAWRYQQRSYRYLYVDAGHVGQNVHLAAEALNAGSCMVGAFTDELLDACLGLDGIEEFAIYVMPVGKKP, encoded by the coding sequence ATGAACTCCAAAACCTATGCCTATCTTTGGTTTAAGAGCCGCGGCGCCAGCCAGGATGAGATAATCCGGGAAACCGGGATTACCCCGCAGGAATATGAAGAACTGGAACGCGCTCAGGCTCAGACACTTGAGCAAATCAAACGCGACCAGCATCGCTCCGAAACAATCGGACCCGATTTTGTGCGCCTCACACGCTACATTTACGGTGGCGCCAGCGCTCAAATGCAGGGAAAACCCTGTCCCCCAGTTGTTAACCCGCCTTCTGGTGAATTCATCCCGCTGCCAAATGTGGATGAACTGCCCGAACCCACGCTCAGCATGAAACAAGCCATCCACCAGCGCCGCAGTTTGCGTGAGTATTCCGCTAAACCTTTTACCCTGCAGGAGCTTTCTTTCATGCTTTGGGCGAGTTGCCAAGTCAACGAACTGCGTCAGGGCAAAAATATCGAAATCACCCGTCGCCAGGTTCCATCCGCGGGAAGCCGCCATCCCTTTGAGTGTCATCTACTTATCAACCGTGTGGAAGGCATCCCCACCGGGCTTTATTACTATCATCCCATCCAACATGGTCTCATCCTGCGCGAAAGCGGCCCCGATATCGCTGCCCGCGTCTTGGAAGCCTGTCGGGATCAGGAAATGGTGGTTCGTTCCGCTTTCACGCTCATTCTTTCAGCCCGACCCTATCGAACAGCTTGGCGCTATCAGCAGCGTTCCTATCGCTATCTGTATGTGGATGCGGGACATGTGGGACAAAATGTCCACCTCGCCGCGGAAGCCCTGAACGCGGGAAGCTGCATGGTTGGAGCCTTCACGGATGAACTTCTGGACGCCTGTCTGGGTCTGGATGGAATTGAGGAATTTGCCATTT
- a CDS encoding 1-deoxy-D-xylulose-5-phosphate reductoisomerase, with protein sequence MVKNIALLGATGSIGTSTLAVLREQRLRFSPVLVSAHTDWQKLLPICQEFGVSNAVFTGIENPTLQDRLRNENPNLKLWFGEDELLQALASEEYHIALNAISGSAGLRASFAIVERGARLALANKESLVMAGHLLMPLVAKKNVELLPVDSEHSAIFQAIGKHPSSEIRRLHITASGGAFRKLPLEDFPKITPDQALKHPNWDMGAKVTLDSATMFNKALEVMEAHWLFGLPYQKIEAVIHPQSIIHSLVEFIDGSFLAQMGMPDMKLPILYALGWPERLSSELVKTDIPSLTKLEFESIDRERYPLFQLGLEVAKAGGILPTVLNSANEAALKLFLDGRVSFPDIHHICAATVQNHPNISSPTLEEIIHTNTSVYKNIIDDYTNY encoded by the coding sequence ATGGTGAAAAATATAGCGCTGCTGGGGGCGACGGGTTCCATCGGAACTTCCACCCTGGCTGTGCTGCGTGAGCAGCGGCTGCGATTTTCACCTGTCCTCGTTTCCGCGCACACAGATTGGCAAAAGCTTCTGCCCATTTGCCAGGAATTCGGAGTTTCAAACGCGGTTTTCACCGGCATTGAAAACCCAACTCTCCAGGATCGCCTTCGTAATGAAAACCCGAACCTCAAACTTTGGTTCGGCGAGGATGAACTGCTGCAAGCTCTTGCCAGCGAGGAATATCACATCGCTTTGAACGCCATCAGCGGTTCGGCGGGACTGAGAGCGAGTTTTGCCATTGTGGAACGCGGTGCCAGATTGGCTTTGGCGAACAAGGAATCCCTGGTTATGGCTGGGCATCTGCTTATGCCGCTGGTCGCGAAAAAAAATGTGGAACTTCTGCCTGTCGATAGCGAACACAGCGCCATTTTCCAAGCTATTGGCAAGCATCCAAGTTCCGAGATTCGGCGCCTGCACATCACCGCTTCAGGTGGAGCTTTCAGAAAACTTCCCCTGGAGGATTTTCCCAAAATCACACCCGACCAGGCTTTGAAGCATCCAAATTGGGACATGGGCGCCAAGGTTACTCTGGACAGCGCCACCATGTTCAACAAAGCCTTGGAAGTGATGGAGGCGCACTGGCTTTTCGGTTTACCATATCAAAAAATCGAAGCGGTCATCCATCCGCAATCCATCATTCATTCTTTGGTGGAATTTATCGATGGCTCTTTTTTGGCTCAGATGGGCATGCCAGACATGAAACTGCCCATCCTGTATGCGCTTGGCTGGCCTGAACGCCTTTCCTCCGAGCTGGTGAAAACCGATATTCCCAGCCTGACAAAACTGGAATTCGAAAGCATCGACAGGGAGCGCTATCCTCTTTTCCAACTGGGACTTGAGGTTGCCAAAGCTGGAGGCATTCTGCCCACGGTGCTGAACAGCGCCAACGAAGCAGCCCTGAAGCTTTTTTTGGATGGGCGCGTGTCTTTTCCTGATATTCATCACATTTGTGCCGCAACGGTTCAAAACCATCCTAATATTTCCTCACCCACTCTTGAAGAGATAATCCACACCAACACAAGCGTTTATAAAAACATAATTGACGATTACACAAATTATTGA
- a CDS encoding sodium ion-translocating decarboxylase subunit beta, producing the protein MLVAGIVFVFLAIKKEFEPLLLLPIGFGIIVGNIPGMMEQGLGVANEGSVLYYLYFGVNKGIYPALIFLGIGAMTDFSTLIANPKLILLGAAAQVGIFGTFIGAMLLGFNVLESASIGIIGGADGPTSIFLASKLAPHLIGSIALAAYSYMALVPVIQPPIMKLLTTPKERVIRMKPPRQVSKKEKIIFPVLAFIVTSVIAPGGAILLAMLFLGNLLKESGVTERLAGTARTSLVDIVTILVGFTVGAKTTADVFLTKQSLGIFFLGAFSFAVATALGVLFAKFMNLFLKDKINPLIGNAGVSAVPASARVSQVMGQKYDPTNYLLMHAMAPNVAGVIGSAVAAGVLLGILGS; encoded by the coding sequence ATGCTGGTGGCTGGGATTGTGTTCGTATTTCTGGCCATCAAAAAAGAATTTGAACCACTGTTGCTGCTGCCCATCGGCTTTGGCATCATTGTTGGAAACATTCCCGGAATGATGGAACAAGGCTTGGGTGTGGCGAACGAAGGCAGCGTGTTGTACTATCTGTACTTCGGTGTGAATAAAGGTATTTACCCTGCCCTCATCTTTTTGGGTATCGGAGCCATGACCGATTTCAGCACCCTAATCGCGAACCCCAAGCTCATCCTTTTGGGAGCTGCTGCTCAGGTTGGCATCTTTGGCACCTTTATAGGAGCCATGCTGTTGGGATTCAACGTTTTGGAATCCGCCTCCATCGGCATCATCGGCGGCGCTGACGGTCCCACTTCCATCTTCCTGGCTTCGAAATTGGCGCCCCATCTGATCGGCTCAATCGCGCTGGCGGCATATTCCTACATGGCACTGGTACCGGTGATTCAGCCTCCCATCATGAAGCTGCTGACCACACCCAAAGAGCGTGTGATCCGCATGAAACCGCCACGCCAGGTGTCCAAAAAAGAAAAGATTATCTTCCCTGTGCTGGCTTTCATCGTTACCTCCGTCATCGCGCCTGGTGGTGCAATCCTTCTTGCCATGCTGTTTTTGGGTAATTTGTTGAAGGAAAGCGGCGTCACCGAACGTTTGGCTGGAACCGCGCGCACCTCGCTGGTGGATATTGTGACCATCCTGGTCGGCTTCACAGTTGGCGCCAAAACCACCGCCGACGTGTTTTTGACCAAGCAATCTCTCGGTATCTTTTTCCTGGGAGCCTTTTCTTTTGCCGTTGCCACAGCCTTGGGCGTACTTTTCGCCAAATTCATGAACCTCTTTTTGAAGGACAAAATCAACCCGCTCATCGGAAACGCCGGAGTGTCCGCGGTTCCCGCCAGCGCCCGTGTTTCACAGGTGATGGGGCAAAAATATGACCCAACCAACTATCTTTTGATGCATGCCATGGCCCCGAACGTGGCTGGCGTTATTGGCTCCGCCGTCGCTGCTGGTGTGTTGCTGGGAATTTTGGGAAGCTAA
- a CDS encoding biotin/lipoyl-binding protein, whose amino-acid sequence MGPNFSSDFVSGSGEIRSPLPGVIVSIKVKKGDKVKKGQTIMVLEAMKMESDIAAPVDCVVETIHVQERAPVHEGDLLMTLSGLEISEKPVARQDTKKPVRTPEPQPVFQPKDNAVRAPLPGAIIEVKVSPGQMIKKGDLILTLEAMKMESEIHSSLSGRVVKVNVSKGDLVQEGDPLVELEVLP is encoded by the coding sequence ATGGGCCCCAACTTTTCCAGTGATTTTGTTTCCGGCTCCGGAGAGATTCGTTCTCCCCTGCCCGGTGTGATTGTTTCCATCAAGGTCAAAAAAGGCGACAAGGTCAAAAAAGGCCAAACCATCATGGTTTTGGAAGCCATGAAAATGGAATCCGATATCGCCGCTCCGGTTGATTGTGTGGTGGAAACCATCCACGTTCAGGAGCGCGCACCCGTGCATGAAGGTGACCTGCTTATGACTCTCAGTGGTCTTGAGATTTCTGAAAAACCTGTTGCCAGACAGGATACCAAAAAGCCCGTGCGAACTCCTGAGCCTCAACCTGTGTTCCAACCAAAGGATAACGCGGTTCGCGCGCCCCTGCCTGGAGCCATCATTGAGGTTAAAGTCAGCCCGGGGCAGATGATTAAAAAAGGCGACCTGATTCTCACTCTCGAAGCCATGAAAATGGAATCCGAGATCCACAGCAGCCTCAGCGGCAGGGTTGTGAAAGTGAATGTCAGCAAAGGTGACTTGGTTCAAGAAGGCGATCCTCTCGTGGAGTTGGAGGTTTTGCCGTGA
- a CDS encoding OadG family protein, which translates to MSRKILLLAFAMIWVLILGAQEADIDSEIAEPTLEELQSQIHAVSDSLVEMRESAILSEFGIKVTDKLKDVAEKLEIQDIVRWKSYLEIEPENETLDEKSLRNLGITPYRALLAQQYSIYGFTELSTLGYLARQKQIPIKKLREFVGVKSTDKSRDQQSLQSFNKTPEDMVDFENKFKEGKLGYGLYILLWGVSFVFSALAITAVAIGQLRRLNREPKKGKADLVLDSAGNVKTKAPDLDVHVIAAVIAAFHIHKQSIEERRRLLLTFKRPHSDQWRGSAILNMPNRHILRKRSK; encoded by the coding sequence ATGTCCCGCAAAATATTACTATTGGCTTTTGCCATGATCTGGGTCCTGATTTTGGGTGCCCAGGAAGCGGATATAGATTCCGAAATAGCAGAGCCTACCCTGGAAGAACTGCAAAGCCAAATCCATGCCGTAAGTGACAGTCTGGTGGAAATGCGAGAAAGCGCCATCCTGAGCGAATTTGGCATCAAGGTGACTGACAAACTGAAGGATGTGGCAGAAAAACTGGAAATTCAAGACATCGTTCGCTGGAAATCCTATTTGGAAATCGAACCGGAAAACGAGACTTTGGACGAAAAAAGCCTGCGCAACCTGGGCATCACACCCTATCGCGCGCTTTTAGCTCAACAGTATAGTATTTATGGTTTTACGGAACTGAGCACCCTGGGTTACCTTGCCCGGCAAAAACAGATTCCCATCAAAAAACTGCGCGAATTTGTTGGGGTTAAAAGCACAGATAAAAGCCGCGATCAACAATCGCTGCAGTCATTTAACAAAACACCGGAAGATATGGTGGATTTTGAAAATAAATTCAAGGAAGGGAAGCTGGGCTATGGATTGTACATCTTGCTTTGGGGTGTATCCTTCGTATTTTCAGCCCTGGCCATCACGGCTGTTGCCATTGGTCAGCTTCGCCGCTTGAATCGTGAACCCAAAAAAGGCAAAGCGGATCTGGTTTTGGACTCTGCCGGAAACGTGAAGACCAAAGCCCCCGACCTCGACGTCCATGTGATTGCAGCCGTAATCGCCGCTTTCCACATTCACAAGCAAAGCATCGAAGAGCGCCGCAGACTGCTGCTCACTTTCAAACGTCCACATTCAGACCAATGGCGCGGAAGTGCCATCCTGAACATGCCAAACCGCCACATCCTGCGTAAAAGGAGTAAATAA
- a CDS encoding acyl-CoA carboxylase subunit beta — MSTPKPILELREKREKAQLGGGPKRIASQHEKGKLTARERINLLVDPDSFEEFDMFVTHRCTNFDMEKQVYPGDGVVTGSATVNGRLVYVFAQDFTVIGGSLSIAYAEKICKIMDMALKNGCPVIGLNDSGGARIQEGIDALAGYAEIFWRNVMSSGVIPQISAIMGPCAGGAVYSPAITDFVIMEKHNSYMFVTGPKVVKTVLNEDVSTADLGGAEVHSGKSGVAHFITGSEEETLMLIKKLLSYLPSNNMEDPPYQPPQDPVDRPCAVLDTLVPDNPNKPYDMLDIISEITDDNEFLQVMMNFAPNMIVGFARMNGFPVGIVANQPKILAGVLDIDASIKAARFVRFCDAFNIPLIVLEDVPGFLPGTNQEHNGIIRNGAKMLYAFAEATVPKITVIIRKAYGGAYCVMNSRHMRADLVYAWPSAEIAVMGPKGAVEVIFRKEIQASEDPKQTLLDKESEYAKKFANPYAAAERGYIDDIIEPSRTRFRLIRALEMLANKKDSIPPRKHGNIPL; from the coding sequence ATGTCAACACCAAAACCAATTCTCGAGTTGCGCGAAAAACGGGAAAAAGCCCAGCTGGGTGGAGGCCCGAAACGCATTGCCTCTCAACATGAAAAAGGCAAGCTTACCGCGCGCGAACGCATCAATCTGCTGGTGGATCCGGACAGTTTCGAAGAATTCGATATGTTCGTAACTCACCGCTGCACGAATTTTGACATGGAAAAACAAGTTTATCCAGGCGATGGAGTTGTAACTGGCAGTGCCACTGTAAACGGTCGCTTGGTCTATGTTTTTGCTCAGGATTTCACCGTCATCGGCGGCTCGCTTTCCATCGCCTATGCCGAAAAAATCTGTAAAATTATGGACATGGCGCTGAAAAACGGTTGCCCCGTGATTGGTCTGAATGACAGCGGCGGCGCCCGCATCCAGGAAGGCATCGATGCCTTGGCTGGATACGCGGAGATATTTTGGCGCAACGTGATGTCCAGCGGGGTGATACCCCAAATTTCCGCCATCATGGGCCCCTGCGCTGGCGGTGCGGTTTATTCCCCCGCCATCACAGACTTTGTGATCATGGAAAAGCATAACAGTTATATGTTTGTGACCGGTCCCAAGGTAGTGAAAACTGTTTTGAACGAAGATGTGAGCACCGCGGATCTCGGCGGCGCGGAAGTTCATTCCGGAAAAAGCGGCGTGGCTCATTTCATCACCGGCAGCGAAGAAGAAACCTTGATGCTAATCAAAAAGCTGCTCAGCTATCTGCCTTCCAACAATATGGAAGATCCGCCCTACCAGCCTCCGCAGGATCCTGTGGATCGTCCCTGCGCCGTGCTGGACACCCTGGTTCCCGATAATCCAAATAAACCCTACGATATGCTGGATATCATCAGCGAAATTACCGACGACAACGAATTTCTGCAGGTGATGATGAATTTTGCGCCAAACATGATTGTGGGCTTCGCCCGCATGAACGGCTTTCCGGTCGGCATAGTTGCCAACCAGCCCAAAATTCTGGCTGGAGTTTTGGATATTGATGCCTCCATCAAAGCAGCGCGTTTTGTGCGTTTTTGCGATGCCTTCAACATTCCGCTCATCGTGTTGGAAGACGTTCCCGGTTTCCTGCCTGGCACAAATCAGGAACACAATGGCATCATTCGCAACGGAGCCAAGATGCTCTATGCTTTTGCCGAGGCGACGGTTCCCAAAATCACCGTGATTATTCGAAAAGCCTACGGCGGTGCATATTGCGTGATGAACAGCCGCCACATGCGGGCAGACCTGGTTTATGCCTGGCCCAGCGCTGAGATTGCCGTGATGGGTCCCAAAGGCGCAGTGGAAGTGATTTTCCGCAAAGAGATTCAAGCCTCTGAAGATCCCAAGCAAACACTTTTGGATAAAGAAAGCGAATATGCCAAAAAATTCGCAAATCCATACGCGGCCGCTGAAAGGGGTTACATCGACGATATTATTGAGCCTTCCCGCACGCGTTTCCGCCTCATCCGCGCGCTGGAAATGCTGGCAAACAAAAAAGACAGCATCCCACCCCGCAAACACGGAAACATTCCCCTTTAG
- a CDS encoding T9SS type A sorting domain-containing protein codes for MRKSLVLAVLFIAALACLHGTQPFWSLEPSTRQIERADSLTGFDITKYVINLQIDTQSRFIDGMVEAQVTPLWGIDSISYELEGDSLFVSQVLLNDVPVYFSHEAGVINIPLPPATRNSFITKVFYSGVPSRSPSPYNIGMIFTSNSVYTLSNPDAGRYYWPCYDHPWDKALVDWNIRVREDWLVGANGIRTGITDHGDGTRSHHWSCSSPVATYVMGFAAAPYIEFHQQAGDIPIQNFVLPGQLNNAQMDFANTPAMIDYYNSVFGPYPFEKYGHMVVNMATYAAMEHQTMTTYGSQYLTGDRRYEHIVAHELAHQWYGNLVTPITMREVWLKESFATYSEFLWEAHHYGWEQGCIYLRDKIQQYYLSWENSNGPQTIFDPAYNMMFAPPTYQKSASVLHMLRLKMGNDDFFDFIRSIITTYPNGNINTAEFVDLAQQTCGQDLGQFFQQWIYSPGVPNATFSVLHNGAGTGKILARTQSPTSTLFDIEVPIGIPGSAVADSLVIRATAGGYVNYFPMALSDDISNLEIDPNHWVLTRSFSQDKLQMGTCLAYDGAVDLTWFPWPGELSLAGYHVHRKLMPDGEFQQLTDAPLTNLAFTDINVTNGNTYLYRITAEDMEGFQTQPSNVMEAKPIEFLFDQGVLIVDETRDGTGVNISPTDAEVDEFYHFAMNGMVYEQWDLDLQPNLELETLSHHPLVLWHSDDFSDLQIINYLDIIGSYVLSGGKLIISGWKYPSQFDEAFLNKFLPGVTPQLVNAPALTALESNSYPTLHPDPDKLAAPWNGMLPMSYVFPGASNVLYNANLVGNEALNGQPAAFRVENGGSMVLLGFPLYFMMRDEVRDFLGQLIPELYPQVGVNDENITGVEFIISCYPNPFSRANGLDISFPKNLEPFEINLYNIRGQKLGNIKTSTFEGKGGKVRWDGRDQYGKTLPSGVYLVEMLSDKHRQILRVVMLD; via the coding sequence ATGCGTAAGAGTTTGGTTTTAGCCGTGCTGTTTATAGCCGCATTGGCTTGCCTGCACGGTACGCAACCTTTTTGGAGCCTGGAACCAAGCACACGGCAGATAGAACGGGCTGATTCCCTGACGGGGTTCGACATCACCAAGTATGTGATAAACTTGCAGATAGACACACAAAGCCGCTTCATTGACGGTATGGTGGAAGCTCAGGTGACACCGCTTTGGGGCATAGACAGTATTTCCTACGAACTGGAAGGAGATTCCCTTTTTGTGAGTCAGGTTTTGCTGAACGACGTGCCGGTTTATTTCAGCCACGAGGCTGGTGTTATAAACATTCCACTTCCGCCTGCAACGCGCAACTCTTTCATTACCAAGGTGTTCTATTCCGGAGTGCCCAGCCGCAGTCCCTCGCCATACAACATTGGCATGATTTTCACCTCAAATTCGGTTTACACTCTTTCCAATCCAGACGCGGGCAGATATTATTGGCCCTGCTACGACCATCCTTGGGATAAAGCTTTGGTGGATTGGAATATACGCGTCCGGGAAGACTGGCTGGTGGGGGCAAATGGCATCCGCACCGGCATCACCGACCATGGCGATGGAACCCGCAGTCACCATTGGTCATGTTCCTCTCCTGTGGCAACTTACGTGATGGGTTTTGCCGCGGCTCCCTATATCGAATTTCACCAGCAGGCGGGTGATATTCCCATCCAGAATTTCGTGTTGCCTGGACAGTTGAATAATGCCCAGATGGATTTTGCCAACACCCCTGCCATGATTGATTATTATAACTCGGTTTTTGGGCCATATCCCTTTGAAAAATATGGACATATGGTGGTGAATATGGCGACCTACGCGGCGATGGAACATCAAACCATGACCACCTACGGTTCGCAATATCTCACCGGCGACAGGCGTTATGAACATATTGTGGCTCATGAACTTGCGCATCAATGGTATGGAAATCTGGTGACCCCCATCACCATGCGTGAAGTGTGGCTTAAAGAGAGTTTTGCCACTTATTCGGAATTTTTGTGGGAGGCGCATCATTACGGCTGGGAACAGGGCTGCATCTATCTGCGGGACAAGATTCAACAATACTATCTGAGCTGGGAAAACAGCAACGGACCTCAAACCATTTTTGACCCCGCTTACAATATGATGTTCGCGCCGCCGACCTATCAAAAATCCGCGTCCGTGCTGCATATGTTGCGCCTGAAGATGGGAAATGATGATTTCTTTGATTTTATCCGTTCCATCATTACCACCTACCCGAACGGAAACATCAACACAGCGGAGTTTGTGGATTTGGCTCAGCAGACCTGCGGACAGGATTTGGGACAGTTTTTCCAGCAATGGATCTATTCTCCGGGAGTTCCCAACGCCACTTTCAGCGTTTTGCACAACGGCGCCGGAACCGGCAAAATCCTTGCCAGAACTCAAAGCCCCACTTCCACACTTTTTGATATCGAGGTGCCGATTGGGATTCCGGGTTCCGCGGTTGCGGATTCTCTGGTGATTCGTGCTACTGCAGGTGGCTATGTAAACTATTTTCCCATGGCACTTTCCGATGATATTTCCAATCTTGAAATTGACCCCAACCATTGGGTTTTGACCCGCTCTTTCAGCCAAGATAAGCTGCAAATGGGAACCTGTTTGGCTTATGATGGCGCGGTGGATTTAACCTGGTTTCCTTGGCCGGGAGAGCTTTCCCTGGCTGGATATCATGTGCATCGTAAACTTATGCCAGATGGTGAATTCCAGCAATTGACGGACGCGCCGCTGACCAATCTGGCATTTACGGACATCAATGTAACAAACGGGAACACATATCTTTACAGGATTACAGCCGAAGATATGGAAGGTTTTCAAACCCAGCCTTCCAACGTGATGGAAGCAAAACCAATTGAATTCCTTTTCGATCAGGGTGTCCTGATTGTGGATGAAACCCGCGATGGCACCGGAGTGAATATCTCGCCCACAGACGCGGAAGTTGATGAGTTCTATCACTTTGCGATGAACGGCATGGTTTATGAGCAGTGGGATTTGGATTTGCAGCCGAACCTGGAACTGGAAACACTTTCTCATCATCCACTGGTGTTGTGGCACAGCGACGATTTTTCAGACCTGCAGATTATAAATTATCTGGATATTATTGGCAGTTATGTGCTTAGCGGCGGAAAACTCATCATTTCCGGCTGGAAATATCCCTCGCAGTTCGATGAGGCATTTTTGAACAAATTCCTGCCCGGCGTGACGCCGCAACTGGTGAACGCACCCGCGTTAACTGCTTTGGAATCAAATAGTTATCCGACTCTCCATCCAGATCCGGACAAACTTGCCGCGCCTTGGAACGGAATGCTTCCCATGAGCTATGTTTTTCCCGGCGCTTCAAACGTGCTTTATAATGCTAACTTGGTGGGAAATGAGGCACTTAACGGACAACCCGCAGCCTTCAGGGTGGAAAATGGAGGAAGCATGGTCTTGCTCGGTTTTCCGCTCTATTTCATGATGCGGGATGAAGTGCGGGACTTTTTGGGACAGTTGATTCCGGAACTCTATCCCCAGGTGGGAGTTAACGATGAGAATATCACCGGAGTGGAATTCATAATCAGTTGTTATCCCAATCCCTTCAGCCGCGCAAACGGTCTGGATATCAGTTTCCCAAAAAACCTGGAACCCTTTGAAATAAACCTCTATAATATCAGGGGACAAAAGCTTGGCAACATCAAAACCAGCACGTTTGAAGGCAAGGGCGGCAAAGTCCGCTGGGACGGCCGCGACCAATACGGCAAAACCCTGCCTTCGGGCGTGTATCTGGTTGAAATGCTTAGCGATAAACATCGTCAAATTCTAAGGGTGGTGATGTTGGATTGA